In the Podospora bellae-mahoneyi strain CBS 112042 chromosome 4, whole genome shotgun sequence genome, one interval contains:
- a CDS encoding hypothetical protein (COG:S; antiSMASH:Cluster_3; EggNog:ENOG503P2P7) translates to MKVDSWMMAASFLASTTSALGPNVPETEKRLPGKPAPMPNWKWPNPFQSSRAAKYEATCQVQRSFKAEEFKLDDLAQNPPLGLLPWRDALKDVFAEREYPGGWDGIDNHGYDRNILKMDYETVPLKVREWIEEQERKELPGQGLFALFARPAPGTRVFKQVPIPQEPTPEFREKDDRRVLIFAPGAIYENLPLWLGEDSGCDDEMLDLAKYSGQAKDGGVIGYPIYHSKPQRSKGERDIEFSLLAQVVKLKEGETEEVAESSSQAEAEVKTEAEKPAVTEVVKEAVKEATEAVKEATEAVKDEL, encoded by the exons ATGAAAGTCGACTCTTGGATGATGGCCGCGagcttcctcgcctccaccacctccgccctcgGCCCCAACGTACCAGAAACCGAGAAGCGTCTGCCAGGCAAGCCGGCGCCGATGCCGAACTGGAAGTGGCCCAACCCCTTCCAGTCCTCCCGCGCCGCCAAATACGAAGCCACCTGCCAGGTCCAGCGCTCCTTCAAGGCCGAAGAATTCAAGCTCGATGACTTGGCCCAGAACCCACCCCTCGGCTTGCTCCCATGGCGCGACGCCCTCAAGGATGTTTTTGCCGAGCGCGAGTACCctggtggatgggatggtaTTGACAACCACGGCTACGACCGCAACATCCTCAAGATGGATTACGAGACTGTGCCCCTcaaggtgagggagtggatcgaggagcaggagcgcAAGGAGCTCCCCGGCCAGGGTCTCTTTGCCCTGTTTGCCAGACCCGCGCCAGGGACCAGAGTGTTCAAGCAGGTGCCCATTCCACAGGAGCCCACTCCTGAGTTCAGAGAGAAGGACGACAGGAGAGTCCTCATCTTCGCCCCAGGGGCCATCTATGAGAATCTCCCACTCTGGCTGGGCGAGGACAGCGGGTGTGACG ACGAGATGTTGGATCTTGCCAAGTATTCTGGTCAGGCCAAGGATGGCGGTGTCATCGGCTACCCCATCTACCACAGCAAGCCCCAGAGGTCGAAGGGCGAGCGCGACATCGAGTTTAGCCTCTTGGCTCAAGttgtcaagctcaaggagggcGAGACAGAAGAGGTAGCAGAGAGCTCCTCGCAGGCTGAAGCCGAGGTCAAGACAGAGGCTGAGAAGCCCGCTGTGActgaggttgtcaaggagGCTGTCAAGGAGGCTACTGAGGCCGTCAAGGAGGCTACCgaggctgtcaaggatgAGCTCTAA
- a CDS encoding hypothetical protein (EggNog:ENOG503PEV2; antiSMASH:Cluster_3; COG:S) codes for MISLITLIPCVLALCGFVHAAPATPNIALDDVDDFTIVPVYWELPVMPDDPNGATVTVEGTIQQAIAKMDIDYPGWN; via the exons ATGATCTcactcatcaccctcattcCCTGCGTTTTGGCGCTCTGTGGC TTTGTCCACGCCGCTCCCGCAACCCCCAATATAGCCCTCGacgatgttgatgatttcACCATTGTTCCCGTCTACTGGGAACTTCCCGTCATGCCCGACGACCCTAACGGCGCCACGGTAACTGTCGAGGGTACCATCCAGcaggccatcgccaagatgGACATTGACTACCCCGGCTGGAACTAG
- a CDS encoding hypothetical protein (EggNog:ENOG503PEV2; antiSMASH:Cluster_3; COG:S) has protein sequence MANILAIKWGIHYLRAIPGKAKNGPGPKNCGRVSCSWDSAIYWCNEDSSGDKELYWGQIADLAQGILDNCAGLTKIKGQGTYKDDKWSVVVRFPKGSEGNC, from the exons ATGGCTAATATCTTAGCCATTAAGTGGGGCATCCACTATCTGCGTGCCATCCCGGGTAAGGCCAAGAATGGGCCTGGGCCCAAGAACTGCGGGCGTGTTAGCTGCTCGTGGGACTCTGCTATCTATTGGTGCAATGAG GATTCTTCCGGAGACAAGGAACTTTATTGGGGCCAGATTGCCGACCTGGCTCAGGGCATTCTCGACAACTGCGCGGGATTGACCAAGATAAAGGGGCAAGGGACATACAAGGATGACAAGTGGAGCGTGGTTGTTCGTTTTCCCAAGGGCAGCGAGGGCAATTGCTAG
- a CDS encoding hypothetical protein (EggNog:ENOG503PMGY; antiSMASH:Cluster_3) yields the protein MAKQSRTQPEFDPAAGGSSKRARVGFAAERAGHAFGDESPALAGAGRAVRKRVEIKNRDMSDWESEGQDDIFEDLEFGTGWIVLRCDLGADVAPVKFTEDPFAVPGRLAERHFDGFEKCFKHDHRVVYTNEDSLMEFGHWVVDTGGLAPSLEWVLAAN from the exons ATGGCCAAACAGTCTAGGACCCAGCCCGAGTTTGACCCTGCGGCTGGTGGAAGCAGCAAGAGAGCTCGTGTGGGCTTTGCGGCCGAGCGCGCCGGTCATGCGTTCGGAGACGAATCCCCCGCGCTGGCAGGCGCTGGTCGTGCCGTGCGCAAGCGGGTCGAGATCAAGAATCGTGACATGTCCGACTGGGAGTCGGAGGGGCAGGACGATATTTTTGAGGATCTGGAGTTTGGGACTGGGTGGATTGTGTTAAGGTGTGATTTGGGGGCTGATGTGGCTCCCGTTAAGTTTACGGAGGATCCGTTCGCTGTGCCGGGGCGGCTGGCGGAGAGGCATTTTGATGGGTTTGAGAAGTGTTTTAAACATGATCACCGGGTTGTTTATACCAACGAGGATAGTTTGATGGAGTTTGGACATTGGG TGGTTGATACCGGGGGCTTAGCACCGAGTCTGGAGTGGGTGTTGGCTGCTAATTGA
- a CDS encoding putative secondary metabolism biosynthetic enzyme (COG:E; antiSMASH:Cluster_3; EggNog:ENOG503PBVW), whose product MATSVPRPPAHAALVVRSLPSASAEEREKILEDVEYNVFAFPAGLLTCDFLSDSGTSAMTDVQWAALVRGDESYGRNWGYYCLLDAFRDIFERGTNRHNVMDKVLAGKTDVAFYQTKLLVSSKGGFVNGGRHQLEHPNFFILPQGRCAETLLFSTMSAMIAEGYGSHPEHEKPAVIISNGFFDTTGANAAVAGFNLQTFTQPGLTDPFPSALIGVKNNFKGNLDLAATKAYLEANPGKVSMILVTITNNWAAAQPVSMANIRGAASLAKFHSIPLFLDACRFAENAYFIQRYEDGYADKSIADIVQEMFSYAEGFTISLKKDGLANMGGVLCFRDQGLFAQRYEGIGMLLKERQILCYGNDSYGGMSGRDLMAASAGLYQVTDQAYLCHRITQVQSFAQKLQANGVAVLSPPGGHAVYLDMDQFFFGCNRKLEDFAAVGFTLELIKKYGILAAEAGPFGWAYDLKPIEERSKIPNLVRFAVPRHVYSDEHIDYTVAAIMDLYERRHTVPNAVITRGKHMKLRHFSAGLKPVAVDQVINDSFLGEASRQLRHLSTATGQDAAAAEELTQALALVTGEWGKTAVPKQLDTTRWMSGVSNDGSAVEYSVSINQGTGKAELRFLTEAQPLGNSWAHLVEAALCANQDIGKSYPSIVSLERFDAIRDLFLPLSSPTEMKLAAWHSCAWSTSKGPQWKIYLDPCAAGKENATQTAREAFSRLRLDTGWRLIEGLLGPNDRVIYFSLDLASNTEEARVKVYIAHGGADATSRAVVAEVAQKHASICPDADAFEIQRFFAAMAGDEFGRDNSSNRRKSLISCFAFSGKTGERPVGTVHFPVDAYAADDAEVKRRVDGYLIDVGASVAARERYAMVLAAAQRRPLSDGRGIHAWVSLKQRAGGKMDNTLYLCPEMFGPRGAF is encoded by the exons ATGGCGACTTCTGTCCCGCGTCCACCGGCACATGCCGCCCTTGTTGTCAGATCTCTCCCCTCAGCCTCAGCAGAGGAACGTGAGAAGATtctggaggatgttgagTACAATGTTTTTGCCTTCCCCGCTGGGCTCCTTACTTGTGACTTTCTGTCAGATTCTGGCACCTCGGCTATGACTGATGTCCAATGGGCAGCTT TGGTGAGAGGAGACGAAAGCTACGGTCGTAACTGGGGTTATTACTGCCTGCTGGACGCCTTCCGCGATATCTTTGAGCGTGGCACCAATCGACACAACGTCATGGATAAGGTGCTGGCAGGTAAGACCGATGTTGCGTTTTACCAGACCAAGCTACTCGTATCCTCCAAAGGGGGCTTCGTGAATGGTGGCCGCCATCAGCTCGAGCACCCCAACTTCTTCATCCTGCCGCAGGGGCGTTGCGCCgaaaccctcctcttctccaccatGAGCGCCATGATTGCAGAAGGGTACGGCTCGCATCCTGAGCATGAAAAGCCCGctgtcatcatcagcaacgGGTTCTTTGACACCACGGGGGCAAACGCCGCTGTTGCAGGCTTTAACCTTCAGACCTTCACGCAGCCGGGCTTGACGGATCCGTTCCCATCGGCTTTGATTGGTGTCAAGAACAACTTCAAGGGGAATTTGGACCTGGCCGCCACCAAGGCCTACCTGGAAGCGAACCCCGGGAAGGTCAGCATGATCTTGGTGACAATCACAAACAACTGGGCCGCTGCACAGCCTGTTTCGATGGCGAATATTCGCGGTGCCGCTTCTCTGGCCAAATTCCATTCGATACCATTGTTCCTGGACGCTTGTCGGTTTGCGGAGAATGCCTACTTCATCCAGAGATATGAAGATGGATATGCAGACAAAAGCATTGCCGACATCGTTCAGGAGATGTTTTCATATGCTGAGGGATTCACCATCAGCTTGAAGAAGGACGGGCTTGCGAACATGGGCGGTGTGCTGTGCTTCCGTGACCAAGGTCTGTTTGCACAGAGATACGAGGGCATTGGGATGTTGCTTAAGGAGAGGCAGATCCTATGTTATGGGAATGACTCCTATGGCGGCA TGAGCGGCCGTGACCTCATGGCAGCCTCGGCTGGTCTGTATCAAGTCACCGACCAAGCCTACCTTTGCCACCGCATCACACAGGTCCAATCCTTTGCCCAGAAGCTCCAGGCAAATGGCGTCGCAGTGCTGTCTCCCCCTGGCGGCCATGCGGTCTACCTTGACATGGACCAATTCTTCTTCGGGTGCAACAGGAAGCTCGAGGACTTTGCCGCCGTTGGCTTCACGCTTGAGCTGATCAAGAAATACGGCATCCTTGCTGCCGAGGCCGGCCCATTCGGTTGGGCGTATGATCTCAAGCCGATCGAGGAGCGTTCCAAGATTCCCAATCTCGTCCGCTTTGCCGTACCACGTCACGTGTATTCTGATGAGCACATCGACTATACTGTGGCAGCTATCATGGACTTGTATGAGCGAAGGCACACGGTCCCCAATGCTGTCATCACTCGGGGCAAGCACATGAAACTTCGCCACTTCTCAGCAGGCTTGAAGCCAGTTGCGGTAGATCAAGTTATCAATGACAGCTTTCTCGGCGAAGCAAGCAGGCAGCTGAGGCATCTCTCTACCGCAACTGGACAAGACGCTGCCGCCGCGGAGGAGTTGACCCAAGCCCTTGCCCTGGTGACTGGTGAGTGGGGTAAGACGGCGGTTCCAAAACAACTCGACACGACACGGTGGATGTCCGGCGTCAGCAACGACGGATCCGCGGTCGAATACTCGGTTTCCATCAATCAGGGTACCGGGAAAGCCGAGTTGCGCTTCTTGACCGAAGCCCAACCTCTTGGGAACAGCTGGGCACATCTTGTCGAGGCTGCACTTTGCGCCAACCAAGATATTGGGAAGAGCTATCCTTCCATTGTCTCACTCGAACGCTTCGACGCGATCCGTGATCTCTTTTTGCCCCTATCCTCCCCCACAGAAATGAAGTTGGCAGCCTGGCACAGCTGTGCTTGGTCAACGAGCAAAGGACCGCAATGGAAGATCTACCTTGACCCGTGTGCcgcaggaaaagaaaatgctACCCAAACAGCCCGAGAGGCTTTCTCTCGGCTCCGCTTGGATACGGGGTGGCGGTTGATAGAAGGGCTTCTTGGTCCCAATGACCGTGTGATTTATTTCTCGCTGGACTTGGCGTCCAACACCGAGGAGGCCCGTGTGAAGGTGTACATTGCCCATGGCGGAGCCGATGCCACGTCCCGAGCTGTCGTGGCCGAAGTCGCGCAGAAACATGCCAGCATTTGTCCTGACGCCGACGCCTTTGAAATTCAGCGCTTCTTTGCTGCTATGGCTGGGGATGAATTCGGTCGGGACAACAGCTCGAACCGAAGGAAGTCTCTGATTTCGTGCTTTGCCTTCTCAGGAAAGACTGGTGAGCGACCGGTAGGAACAGTGCACTTCCCTGTCGATGCTTATGCGGCGGATGATGCTGAGGTAAAGAGAAGGGTCGATGGATATTTGATCGATGTAGGCGCATCGGtcgcggcgagggagagaTATGCCatggtgctggctgctgcccaGCGGAGGCCTTTGAGTGACGGGCGGGGTATACATGCCTGGGTCAGTCTGAAGCAGCGCGCTGGGGGAAAGATGGACAATACCCTGTATCTCTGCCCAGAGATGTTTGGGCCTCGTGGTGCGTTCTGA
- a CDS encoding hypothetical protein (SMCOG1034:cytochrome P450; EggNog:ENOG503NUFV; antiSMASH:Cluster_3; COG:Q), whose amino-acid sequence MSSLHVWERPPPSSSLFFSSPGQSPLKRRPNSPPSPYHPAHLPFPLSETSTKHPKPTHGSNSTPGPKPTAPSSTSTWPASTSSSSPPTKQPTTSSPDKVPPSRTDLTLSSRTSWPSRECTCSSDHTTNASNSTKKLESPVLGERAAKAYVKIQYLESKQLLLDLLRGGGKPINPHDEIERMTASVIYTLFYGQRVREANDAILLQAHAVNHEFDQLAQAGKYLVDSFPVLNRLPGFLAPWKAEAAEHWGKQRALHVGILERGLHGRSWNVARQMKRAVDGMGEVVMSVDELALDIGIMADAALDASTETIMWFVLACVTEGHRGWVDKAQGDLDRVVGRGRLPAFDDRAGLPYVTAAVNELMRWRPAGAAGVPHFTKVESSYEGWRIPANSVVIPNHWAITREEAVFGPDVEAFVPEPWLGEELPIVGFGYGRRICPGRLCCAEWLVDSGRTAVVGF is encoded by the coding sequence ATGTCTTCCCTACATGTTTGGGAACGGCCACCGCCGTCATcgtctctcttcttctcctcaccaGGGCAATCACCTCTAAAAAGACGTCCAAattctcctccctccccttacCACCCGGCCCACCTACCCTTCCCATTATCGGAAACCTCCACCAAGcacccaaaacccacccatGGTTCCAATTCCACACCTGGGCCAAAACCTACGGCCCCGTCTTCCACCTCAACATGGCCGGCCAGCACGTCAtcgtcctcaccaccaacaaagcAGCCCacgacctcctcgccagatAAGGTGCCACCTTCTCGGACAGACCTCACTTTGTCGTCGCGCACGAGCTGGCCCTCCAGGGAATGCACATGCTCCTCCGACCATACGACCAACGCTTCAAACTCCACCAAAAAGCTCGAGAGCCCCGTGCTGGGCGAACGAGCGGCAAAGGCCTACGTCAAGATCCAATACTTGGAGTCGaaacagctcctccttgacctcttACGTGGGGGTGGGAAACCAATCAACCCCCACGACGAAATAGAGCGCATGACCGCCAGCGTGATCTACACCCTCTTTTACGGGCAGAGGGTCCGCGAGGCGAATGATGCCATCCTGCTTCAGGCTCACGCTGTAAACCACGAGTTCGACCAGCTGGCGCAGGCGGGAAAGTATCTGGTTGATTCGTTCCCTGTGCTGAACCGGCTGCCGGGATTTTTGGCTCCTTggaaggcggaggcggcggagcaCTGGGGGAAACAACGGGCCCTTCACGTGgggattttggagagggggttgcatgggaggagttggaatGTTGCGCGGCAGATGAAGAGGGCggttgatgggatgggtgAGGTTGTTATGTCTGTGGATGAGTTGGCGTTGGATATTGGGATTATGGCTGATGCTGCGCTTGATGCGAGCACGGAGACGATCATGTGGTTTGTTTTGGCTTGTGTTACTGAGGGCCATAGGGGGTGGGTTGACAAGGCACAGGGGGACTTGGATCGTGTTGTTGGACGGGGGCGGTTGCCCGCCTTTGATGACCGGGCTGGGTTGCCGTATGTTACTGCTGCTGTGAACGAGTTAATGCGGTGGCGGCCGGCGGGCGCGGCGGGGGTGCCGCATTTTACCAAGGTGGAGAGCAGCTATGAAGGTTGGCGGATTCCTGCCAACTCGGTAGTGATTCCGAATCATTGGGCGATTACACGGGAGGAGGCTGTATTTGGCCCGGATGTGGAAGCGTTTGTGCCAGAGCCGTGGCTGGGAGAGGAGCTTCCCATCGTTGGGTTTGGGTATGGACGCCGGATATGCCCCGGCCGGCTTTGTTGCGCGGAATGGCTTGTGGATAGCGGTCGCACGGCTGTTGTGGGCTTTTGA
- a CDS encoding hypothetical protein (antiSMASH:Cluster_3): protein MRQEILLSLLAGLTARAELFHRQQQLPNETPSPIPRPTGTSNSSSPNLTPYKIDYFHLGMEYAALDLCGRDPYAIKDAGRINPSYCLVGRYWAFMPDLTELNSTETFDYVNSNWTSSSVQFSLRALYTGLFARGILPEALRDWASQDPLALLGMGNLSDDDKRAIGELVARERANGTKTISPPEDMRSSRAAEVTAQMLALESWDWHRRSALSSVTPAPTAAFALGAEDKKEVFLILSSALPQVFGKLGGPRNETEKGRDPKSMGITETYLKSPFVPGGPNARVLWYTALTPEELSGAVGLRAFASWGLWMGIWGLMGFVAVL from the coding sequence ATGCGTCAAGAAATCCTTCTGTCTCTTCTCGCCGGCTTAACCGCCCGCGCAGAGTTGTTCCATCGCCAGCAACAACTTCCCAATGAAACCCCCAGCCCCATCCCCCGCCCAACAGGGACCagcaactcctcctcccctaaCTTGACCCCCTACAAGATCGACTACTTCCACCTAGGCATGGAATACGCCGCGCTCGACCTCTGCGGCCGAGACCCCTACGCTATCAAAGATGCCGGAAGGATCAACCCCAGTTACTGCCTCGTTGGCCGATACTGGGCTTTCATGCCCGACCTCACTGAGCTCAACTCAACAGAGACATTTGACTACGTCAACAGCAATTGGACCTCCAGCTCCGTCCAGTTCAGCCTGCGCGCGCTGTACACTGGTCTTTTTGCCCGTGGGATTCTACCGGAAGCACTCCGCGACTGGGCAAGCCAGGACCCGCTGGCTCttctggggatggggaatcTCTCCGACGATGACAAGCGCGCCATTGGAGAGCTGGTAGCTCGAGAGAGGGCGAACGGAACAAAGACGATTTCTCCTCCAGAGGATATGAGATCCTCCCGAGCAGCAGAAGTCACGGCGCAGATGCTGGCACTGGAGAGCTGGGATTGGCATCGGCGTTCGGCATTGTCGAGTGTCACCCCAGCGCCGACGGCAGCGTTTGCCCTCGGGGcagaggacaagaaggaggtgTTTTTGATTTTGTCGTCGGCGTTGCCGCAGGTGTTTGGAAAGTTGGGCGGGCCGAGGAATGAGacggagaaggggagggatcCGAAATCGATGGGGATTACTGAGACGTATTTGAAGTCGCCGTTTGTTCCAGGAGGGCCGAACGCGAGGGTGTTGTGGTATACTGCTTTGACGCCAGAGGAGTTGTCTGGTGCTGTGGGACTGCGCGCGTTTGCCAGTTGGGGGCTTTGGatggggatttgggggttgatgggattCGTGGCTGTGTTGTAA
- a CDS encoding hypothetical protein (antiSMASH:Cluster_3): MKFPTMVMAAPRAPPPSGAGIPLAKRFNHTPKPSKTNLCSEANPQYRTIEPSQGL, from the exons ATGAAGTTCCCTACCATGGTCATGGCCGCCCCTCGGgcgccccctccctccgg CGCCGGCATCCCCTTGGCCAAGCGCTTCAACCACACCCCCAAACCGTCCAAGACCAACCTCTGCAGCGAGGCCAACCCCCAATACCGCACCATCGAACCTTCCCAAGGCCTCTGA
- a CDS encoding hypothetical protein (EggNog:ENOG503P1UE; antiSMASH:Cluster_3; COG:S): MMSSSKLQYEHLDQQDHSIRLLRLLPGRWLDNIYCELQTVSLDDNPAYHALSYVWGNPQDTGLITVEGSPFQATKNLITALRRLRSSIDVKVFWVDAVCINQLDTNEKTNQLGLMARIYKSAADVQVFLGESGVLDLIPHEQQVLWEDPPRTHWVRDATMLIHTEHPPHKDGLDSRGVIIDWGTYLRLPSSPEQPGYKPASREVPMWAILDPSNGLNAADQHRVDQFFARQQDPMHGRDEEMPPLETLRHNQCGAFAMMKMLSNGRCLKVCCQGLLDSSAWQGALNVIAHLVSLPWWSRAWVLQEAILPQRDVLAIYGEIVVPMGLIEDSGAVLPRHYARGDCCKRFWNSLPQAQKATLEMFANTMGQLEGIRQTLNMLKMKQIEMLKYLIDKTRFKEATDPRDKIYGLLGLLSNCDEPIDLIPDYHLSANDLYTKVAMQMISYTRSLSILHHHEFRSSPLCSELPSWVPCWGPTYGSLTPFQIGERAANFLACPPGPGRIPHLAIDTPYPNALVVQGRFISKVSAVTTPASKETTSLFIDLLTFLQTFFDIDPFSLHPITQEPEEDALARTLLSDQVFEVRYEFKAGQVVFSRAYAGDIQMFRLARQILMAQKMGQTLVLTLPNGTVMDDQAKAHVVMHAEENFWCANEGRVFFRTEEGHFVSGPMETNVGDEVWVVLGSLVPLVLRRATEGEDGRRLVGYAYVHGIMDGEAAPGVNGEGKREVYLV, translated from the exons ATGATGTCGTCATCAAAGCTGCAGTATGAACACCTCGATCAGCAGGACCACTCCATCCGTCTTTTGCGCCTCCTCCCAGGACGATGGCTCGACAACATCTACTGCGAGCTGCAAACCGTCTCGCTCGACGACAACCCCGCATACCACGCTCTTTCCTACGTCTGGGGTAACCCTCAAGACACAGGCCTCATCACCGTGGAGGGTTCACCATTCCAGGCCACCAAGAACCTGATCACTGCCCTGCGGCGGCTGAGATCCAGTATCGACGTCAAGGTGTTCTGGGTGGACGCTGTGTGCATCAACCAGCTAGACACAAACGAGAAGACAAATCAGCTAGGGCTGATGGCTAGAATATACAAGAGTGCAGCAGACGTACAGGTTTTCTTGGGCGAGAGTGGTGTTCTCGACCTCATACCGCACGAGCAACAGGTGCTGTGGGAAGATCCGCCGCGGACGCACTGGGTTCGGGATGCCACTATGTTAATTCACACAGAGCATCCGCCGCATAAAGACGGG TTGGACTCTCGAGGTGTCATAATCGACTGGGGAACATACCTCCGTTTGCCAAGCTCACCGGAACAACCTGGCTATAAACCCGCCTCGAGAGAGGTCCCTATGTGGGCTATA TTGGATCCATCAAATGGCCTGAATGCCGCAGATCAGCACAGGGTTGACCAGTTCTTCGCGAGACAGCAGGATCCCATGCATGGCCGCGATGAAGAGATGCCACCGCTCGAAACGTTACGACATAACCAGTGTGGTGCCTTTgccatgatgaagatgctCTCAAATGGGAGATGTCTGAAGGTGTGTTGCCAGGGCCTTCTGGACTCATCAGCCTGGCAAGGGGCTCTCAATGTAATTGCCCATCTCGTCAGCCTACCGTGGTGGTCACGAGCTTGGGTCTTGCAAGAAGCCATCTTACCCCAACGGGATGTCCTCGCCATCTACGGCGAGATCGTCGTTCCCATGGGTCTTATTGAAGATTCTGGAGCCGTTCTTCCACGCCACTATGCACGCGGTGATTGCTGCAAGCGCTTTTGGAACTCGCTGCCTCAGGCCCAGAAAGCAACCCTCGAAATGTTTGCCAACACCATGGGCCAGCTAGAAGGCATCAGACAGACATTGAACATGCTGAAGATGAAGCAAATTGAAATGCTCAAATATCTGATAGACAAGACGCGTTTTAAAGAGGCTACCGACCCGCGCGACAAGATTTACGGCCTGTTGGGCCTTCTCAGCAACTGCGATGAACCCATCGACCTGATTCCTGATTACCACCTCTCCGCAAACGACCTCTACACCAAGGTGGCAATGCAAATGATCAGTTACACCAGAAGCCTCTCcattctccaccaccacgagtTTCGCTCCTCCCCTTTGTGTTCAGAGTTACCATCATGGGTGCCATGCTGGGGCCCAACCTACggctccctcaccccctttcAAATCGGAGAACGCGCTGCCAACTTCTTGGCTTGCCCCCCTGGGCCAGGCAGGATCCCTCATCTTGCCATCGACACTCCTTACCCCAATGCTTTGGTAGTGCAAGGGAGATTCATCTCGAAAGTCTCCGCCGTCACGACTCCCGCTTCCAAAGAAACGACAAGTTTATTCATAGACTTGCTGACCTTCCTCCAGACTTTCTTCGACATTGACCCGTTCTCTCTCCACCCAATAACCCaagaaccagaagaagatgCGCTAGCCCGCACGCTTCTGTCGGACCAAGTCTTTGAGGTACGATATGAGTTCAAGGCTGGGCAAGTAGTGTTCAGCAGAGCCTACGCTGGGGATATCCAGATGTTTCGTCTCGCTcgccagatcttgatggcaCAGAAGATGGGACAGACTTTGGTGCTCACCTTGCCGAACGGCACGGTCATGGATGACCAGGCAAAGGCGCATGTGGTGATGCATGCCGAGGAGAACTTCTGGTGTGCCaatgaggggagggtgtttttCCGAACAGAAGAGGGCCATTTTGTGTCTGGGCCGATGGAAACAAATGTGGGGGATGAGGTTTGGGTTGTATTGGGGAGTTTGGTGCCTCTGGTTTTGAGAAGGGCAacagagggggaggacggTAGAAGGCTGGTGGGCTATGCGTATGTTCATGGGATTATGGACGGGGAGGCTGCGCCTGGAGtgaatggggaggggaagagggaggtaTATTTGGTGTAG
- a CDS encoding hypothetical protein (EggNog:ENOG503P8J6; antiSMASH:Cluster_3; COG:S): MNRQYIGMGGQGPVPRRAKKGSMNPFTIATNALFYSENAEITRSITIFGLAVAFLSTGFGEAFLVPA, translated from the exons atgaACCGTCAATACATCGGTATGGGTGGCCAGGGCCCCGTCCCCCGCCGCGCGAAGAAGGGCTCCATGAACCCATTTACCATTGCCACCAACGCTCTCTTCTACTCTGAGAATGCCGAGATCACCcgcagcatcaccatcttTGGTCTCGCTGTTGCTTTTTTGAGCACTGGCTTTGGTGAGGCCTTCCTTGT TCCCGCTTAA
- a CDS encoding hypothetical protein (EggNog:ENOG503P22Q; COG:S): MSNIDQTGGGFLPPSPAPTATSTATANTFSGNASPLPHPRGHALKAGSAKEDKIRNYISDRLAHINRRLVTKPEEEIDNNIKPYTSLADLCQTDLDPLINIIWLSGTPALQIPYLLNIASDFNDWLQTPTSFSVAHKASSPTIFGTLSKLDHCFASLLCGRDFVTSEPLPGFFNSASATGGSGMSKTDMVRLKSTVQQTRVVIVDVLDNDDDGETSRVEELDDQDGEEGDDYDGDEWDDREKERMFMDVARVYENTLVKLGELLLE; encoded by the exons ATGTCTAACATCGACCAAACCGGGGGCGGCTTtctcccaccctcaccagctccaacagcGACCTCGActgccaccgccaacacATTCAGCGGCAACGCCTCGCCATTACCACACCCTCGAGGCCACGCCCTCAAAGCAGGCTCtgccaaggaggacaagatcCGTAACTACATCTCAGATCGCCTCGCCCATATCAACCGCCGTCTGGTCACcaaaccagaagaagagatcgacaacaacatcaaaccaTACACTTCACTGGCTGACCTGTGCCAAACTGACCTCGATCCACTCATCAATATCATATGGCTATCCGGGACAC CGGCCCTGCAAATACCATACCTTCTCAACATTGCTTCCGACTTCAATGACTGGCTGCAAACACCCACGTCCTTTTCAGTCGCACACAaggcatcttcaccaaccatATTCGGCACTTTGTCCAAACTGGACCATTGCTTTGCCAGTCTGCTTTGTGGCCGCGATTTCGTCACTTCTGAACCCCTTCCTGGCTTCTTCAACTCTGCATCGGCGACCGGGGGCTCCGGAATGTCCAAGACAGATATGGTGAGACTCAAGAGCACGGTTCAGCAGACGAGAGTTGTTATCGTTGACGTCCTGGacaatgatgatgacggggaaACTAGCAGGGTGGAGGAACTTGATGatcaagatggagaagagggggatgattatgatggcgatgagtgGGACGACCGTGAGAAAGAGCGCATGTTCATGGATGTGGCACGCGTTTATGAGAATACGCTGGTCAAACTGGGAGAGTTGCTTTTGGAGTAA